A region from the Wansuia hejianensis genome encodes:
- a CDS encoding substrate-binding domain-containing protein: MKKRVAMLVMMSMLVGLTACGGNKGGADSTSASASKSSPEATKTPESSSSAESSSSKTEGGMKIGISYQNLSNEFITYMAEAARNKADEMGIELVELDGQGSAEEQLKQVESFITDECDAIILNPYDASGCVPCVNAANEADIPIVVVNGLVDNVDEATCYVGGDTVDSGRLAMQCMADELGGKGNIVVILGPTSHSAQLDRSQGIEEVLANYPDIKIVAEQTANWDRAEAMTLMENWLQMGDQIDGVVAQNDEMAIGALKAIQAAGMEDSIKVVGIDAIADALALVESEEMIGTVYQDAVGQGAGAVEAAVKAVKGEAVEKETLIPYVLITKENVAEWK; this comes from the coding sequence ATGAAGAAAAGAGTAGCGATGTTGGTGATGATGAGTATGTTGGTGGGACTTACCGCCTGCGGAGGTAATAAAGGGGGCGCGGACAGCACTTCAGCATCCGCTTCCAAGAGTTCGCCGGAGGCAACCAAAACTCCAGAGTCTTCCTCAAGCGCAGAGTCTTCTTCATCCAAAACTGAGGGTGGTATGAAGATTGGTATCTCATACCAGAATCTGTCTAATGAATTTATCACTTACATGGCTGAGGCAGCTCGGAACAAAGCGGATGAGATGGGCATTGAGCTGGTGGAGCTGGACGGACAGGGATCGGCGGAAGAGCAGTTGAAGCAGGTGGAGTCTTTTATTACAGATGAATGTGATGCCATTATACTGAACCCCTATGATGCCAGTGGCTGTGTGCCATGTGTAAACGCTGCCAATGAGGCGGACATTCCCATCGTTGTGGTGAATGGGTTGGTTGATAATGTGGACGAAGCAACCTGTTACGTAGGCGGAGATACGGTAGATTCTGGAAGGCTTGCCATGCAGTGTATGGCAGATGAGCTGGGCGGCAAGGGGAATATTGTGGTCATTTTAGGGCCGACCTCCCATTCAGCGCAGCTGGACCGTTCTCAGGGTATCGAGGAAGTTCTGGCTAATTATCCGGACATTAAGATCGTAGCCGAACAGACGGCCAACTGGGATCGCGCGGAAGCGATGACACTGATGGAAAACTGGCTGCAGATGGGCGACCAGATCGATGGAGTAGTGGCTCAGAATGACGAGATGGCTATCGGTGCGTTAAAGGCAATCCAAGCGGCTGGCATGGAAGATTCTATCAAGGTAGTCGGCATTGACGCCATTGCGGATGCGCTGGCGCTTGTGGAATCAGAAGAAATGATTGGTACGGTCTATCAGGATGCTGTCGGCCAGGGAGCTGGCGCTGTTGAAGCGGCAGTTAAGGCGGTAAAAGGCGAAGCGGTGGAAAAGGAAACTTTGATCCCCTATGTGCTGATCACCAAAGAAAACGTAGCGGAGTGGAAATAA
- a CDS encoding FGGY-family carbohydrate kinase: MKYLMGIDNGGTFSKAALFDKDGTQVSAAGWPTMTLTPKPGYTEKDMDELWRVNSMTVRKAIEQSGVRSEEIAGVSLSGHGKGLYLVGYDGKPSYRGIMSTDTRAWEYVKRWGEDGTKEKVFKKSFQEILACQPVSILAWLQDHEPEVLERTQYIFMVKDYIRYKLTGEAYAEYSDSTGGNLVNLNTGKYDRELLKLFGLERVYEKLPELRQSTDICGYVTHEASLETGLPEGIPVAAGMFDVNACGIASGLSDEEQMCMIAGTWSINEFIRKKPVLNGSVALNSMFCIPGYYLVEESSPTSAGNMEWFIRSLMNYEKEEADQKGVSVYELTNQWVEEIDPRDSRIIFLPFLNGSNEDPLAKGTFVGLTAYHNKKHMLRAVYEGIVFSHLTHVNKLLKNREKPKSIRLSGGAANSRVWVQIFADALQIPVDVIADKELGAQGAAMAAGIAAGIYSDYRTAIARTVKITETVLPRLQYKDIYEEKYSAYRSVIEGMAGVWKHFEN; encoded by the coding sequence ATGAAGTATTTGATGGGAATAGATAACGGCGGCACTTTTTCTAAGGCCGCGCTGTTTGATAAAGATGGGACACAGGTTTCAGCGGCCGGTTGGCCTACAATGACACTGACACCGAAGCCGGGCTACACAGAAAAGGATATGGATGAGCTATGGCGGGTTAATTCTATGACGGTGCGTAAAGCGATTGAACAGAGCGGCGTCCGTTCAGAAGAAATTGCCGGAGTGTCTCTATCCGGACATGGTAAGGGCCTATATTTGGTGGGATACGACGGCAAGCCGTCTTACAGGGGAATTATGTCTACGGATACCAGAGCCTGGGAATATGTGAAACGGTGGGGGGAAGACGGTACAAAAGAGAAGGTTTTTAAGAAATCCTTTCAGGAAATCCTCGCTTGCCAGCCCGTGAGCATCCTGGCCTGGCTTCAAGATCATGAGCCGGAGGTGCTGGAACGAACCCAGTATATATTCATGGTAAAAGACTACATTCGATATAAGCTGACAGGAGAGGCATATGCGGAATATTCGGACTCTACGGGCGGCAATCTGGTAAATCTCAACACAGGAAAGTATGACAGAGAGCTGCTGAAGCTGTTTGGCTTAGAACGCGTATACGAAAAGCTTCCCGAGCTCAGGCAGTCTACGGATATCTGCGGGTATGTGACCCATGAAGCCTCGCTGGAGACGGGCCTTCCGGAAGGGATACCGGTAGCGGCGGGAATGTTTGATGTGAATGCCTGCGGGATTGCGTCGGGGCTTTCTGATGAGGAGCAGATGTGTATGATTGCTGGTACCTGGAGCATCAACGAATTTATCAGGAAAAAACCAGTATTGAATGGCAGTGTTGCTCTGAATTCCATGTTCTGTATTCCCGGTTATTATTTGGTGGAGGAGAGCAGTCCCACATCGGCCGGAAATATGGAGTGGTTTATCCGCAGTTTGATGAATTATGAAAAAGAAGAGGCAGATCAAAAGGGTGTGTCTGTGTATGAACTTACTAACCAGTGGGTGGAAGAAATCGATCCTCGGGATTCCCGTATTATTTTTCTGCCATTTTTGAATGGTTCCAACGAGGATCCGCTGGCCAAGGGCACTTTTGTGGGTCTTACAGCCTATCATAATAAAAAACACATGCTTCGGGCAGTCTATGAAGGAATCGTGTTTTCTCATTTGACACATGTAAATAAACTCCTGAAAAACAGAGAGAAACCGAAATCAATCCGCTTATCCGGAGGGGCAGCGAATTCGAGGGTCTGGGTACAGATTTTTGCTGATGCCTTGCAGATCCCGGTAGATGTGATCGCAGACAAAGAATTGGGAGCCCAGGGCGCGGCTATGGCGGCAGGCATAGCCGCAGGTATTTATTCCGACTATCGTACAGCTATTGCCAGGACGGTCAAAATCACGGAAACTGTTCTGCCCCGGCTGCAGTACAAAGACATCTATGAAGAAAAATATTCCGCATACCGAAGCGTAATTGAGGGCATGGCCGGAGTGTGGAAGCATTTTGAAAATTAG
- a CDS encoding RbsD/FucU family protein: MLKRIPAVLPPKLVMYMMDMGHSDRLLLADGNYPASTCAKRIIRLDGVEIPELLEAVIKFFPLDDFVPDPVTLMKPKDTEPLPEIWSKYRNILAVSEEGGKFKDFSYMERMEFYERSRTAYVIVQTATKERYANIMLQKGVI, encoded by the coding sequence ATGCTGAAAAGAATTCCGGCTGTTCTGCCGCCGAAGTTGGTCATGTACATGATGGATATGGGACACAGCGACCGATTATTGCTGGCTGATGGAAATTATCCGGCCAGCACCTGTGCAAAAAGGATCATTCGCCTGGACGGGGTAGAGATACCGGAGCTTCTGGAAGCGGTGATAAAGTTTTTCCCACTGGATGATTTTGTGCCGGATCCGGTCACACTAATGAAACCAAAGGACACAGAACCCCTGCCTGAGATTTGGTCCAAGTATAGGAACATTTTAGCAGTATCAGAGGAAGGGGGAAAATTTAAGGATTTCAGCTATATGGAACGGATGGAGTTTTACGAGCGGTCCAGAACGGCCTACGTGATTGTGCAGACGGCCACAAAAGAAAGATATGCGAACATTATGCTGCAAAAGGGCGTAATTTAA
- a CDS encoding cupin domain-containing protein — MTEKELIRQADEKLERRLEEAAKIGNLVVTDAVRDEKVIKETFQKGGGIFRLFPAFVPRRFGKAGHRLKLHPDDYFAFGMARGSITERWFSSTIAAQNGELAKADEGMSYVCADYDNDLKFSLRDAIKVLGAELVGQELMDKYNGWPMYSKFFDNENPLFHHLHLTFEAAARVGKLGKPENYYFPKQLNNHFGEAGYTYFGFDPDVDPEEIKERIRRFAEDDTKITELSRAYRIQLGTGWYTPAGVIHAPASVLTYEPQWNSDVNSVYENIVSGEVYPPEMLDEECPEDKKGDIDYIFNLMDWEKNVDPHYKKHYFRRPLTETETESYSQKWIVYGNPYIAAKELTVYPGQTVVIRDGAAYGCVFIQGHGVFGTYSAETPTLIHFGKQSSDEFFVSEQAAAEGVCIRNTSKVEPLVVLKHFGPNCPDVPEAPRLEERL, encoded by the coding sequence ATGACAGAAAAAGAACTAATCAGACAGGCAGATGAAAAATTGGAACGAAGGCTGGAGGAAGCGGCTAAAATTGGAAATCTTGTGGTGACGGATGCGGTCAGGGATGAAAAGGTGATTAAAGAAACCTTCCAAAAGGGCGGCGGTATTTTCCGCTTGTTTCCGGCTTTTGTACCCAGGCGTTTTGGAAAGGCCGGGCACCGGTTAAAACTGCATCCAGACGACTATTTTGCTTTCGGTATGGCGCGAGGTTCCATTACTGAACGCTGGTTTTCTTCCACGATTGCCGCGCAGAATGGTGAGCTGGCAAAAGCAGACGAAGGCATGAGCTATGTGTGTGCCGATTATGATAATGACCTGAAATTTTCCCTGCGGGACGCGATAAAAGTTTTGGGCGCAGAACTAGTAGGTCAGGAGCTGATGGACAAGTATAACGGCTGGCCCATGTATTCAAAATTTTTCGATAATGAAAACCCGCTGTTTCACCATTTGCATCTGACTTTTGAGGCGGCGGCCCGGGTGGGTAAGCTGGGAAAACCTGAAAATTATTATTTTCCCAAACAATTAAACAATCACTTTGGGGAGGCAGGATATACCTATTTTGGATTTGACCCTGATGTGGATCCGGAGGAGATTAAAGAAAGAATCCGGCGCTTTGCGGAGGATGATACGAAAATCACCGAACTTTCCAGAGCCTACCGCATCCAGCTGGGAACCGGCTGGTATACGCCGGCAGGGGTGATTCATGCGCCCGCATCCGTGCTTACCTATGAACCACAATGGAATTCCGATGTGAATTCTGTCTATGAAAATATCGTGTCCGGAGAGGTATATCCTCCGGAAATGCTGGATGAAGAATGTCCGGAAGATAAAAAGGGAGATATTGATTATATTTTCAATCTGATGGATTGGGAGAAAAATGTGGATCCTCATTATAAAAAGCATTATTTCCGCAGGCCGCTGACAGAGACGGAGACAGAGAGTTATTCTCAGAAATGGATCGTCTATGGTAATCCCTACATCGCTGCCAAGGAATTGACAGTCTATCCGGGTCAGACGGTTGTGATTCGGGACGGTGCTGCCTATGGCTGTGTATTTATCCAGGGCCATGGAGTATTTGGCACCTATAGCGCGGAAACTCCAACCCTGATCCACTTTGGGAAGCAGAGCAGTGATGAGTTTTTTGTATCGGAGCAGGCTGCGGCGGAAGGCGTGTGCATCCGCAATACCAGCAAAGTAGAGCCGCTGGTGGTATTGAAGCATTTCGGACCTAACTGTCCGGACGTGCCGGAAGCTCCCCGCTTAGAGGAACGATTATGA
- a CDS encoding flavodoxin family protein translates to MQIYSLMNLRKTPQIKGFLACQKTSRCAIHDDADPIVQKMLLADVIAFSTPIYFYEMCGQTKRGPLRKVLPLKKPID, encoded by the coding sequence ATTCAGATATACTCGCTGATGAATTTGCGAAAGACTCCACAGATTAAAGGCTTCCTGGCCTGCCAGAAGACCAGCCGCTGCGCCATCCATGACGACGCTGATCCAATTGTACAAAAAATGCTGCTTGCGGATGTGATTGCTTTTTCCACACCAATTTATTTTTATGAAATGTGCGGGCAGACGAAAAGGGGGCCATTAAGGAAAGTCCTGCCCTTGAAGAAGCCTATAGATTAG
- a CDS encoding ABC transporter permease, which produces MKTARKKVSAGTLFERFGIVLILILICLVLSILSPSFLSIKNFVNVFRQVSMTGIIAVGMVFVIVTGGIDLSVGSITGVVAMISTSLAHPGQFPLFVPVLAGLLAGTAAGALNGIIIAYGDVPPFITTLGMMTSLRGLALLYNNGRPIIDLSEEYTAIGGGMLFGEIPYPVVIFLIVIVVGVLFLRYSKFGRHVYAVGGNEQSAKVSGINVKRVKLIVYMIAGFVSALSGIIISSRVMTGSPSAGEGYEMDAITACVIGGASLSGGEGSVVSTVIGALIVGVLNNGLDLLKVSSYWQQIVKGIIIIAAVLIDIKTKAAKRK; this is translated from the coding sequence ATGAAGACAGCTCGTAAAAAAGTGAGCGCAGGCACCTTGTTTGAAAGATTTGGAATTGTATTGATACTGATTCTGATTTGTTTGGTTTTATCCATTTTATCGCCGTCCTTTCTGAGCATTAAGAACTTTGTCAACGTGTTCAGGCAGGTATCTATGACCGGTATTATCGCGGTAGGAATGGTTTTTGTAATTGTTACTGGCGGTATTGACCTGTCCGTGGGTTCCATTACAGGAGTGGTGGCGATGATATCCACAAGCCTGGCCCATCCGGGACAATTTCCGTTATTTGTACCTGTATTGGCGGGATTGCTGGCAGGTACGGCTGCAGGGGCTTTAAACGGCATCATTATCGCTTATGGTGATGTGCCTCCGTTTATTACTACCTTGGGTATGATGACTTCTCTGCGGGGTCTTGCTCTGCTGTACAATAACGGCAGGCCGATTATTGACCTGAGTGAAGAATACACCGCCATCGGCGGCGGCATGCTATTTGGCGAAATTCCCTATCCGGTGGTCATTTTCCTGATCGTAATCGTGGTGGGCGTGTTGTTCCTGCGCTACTCTAAATTTGGTAGACATGTATATGCGGTAGGCGGAAATGAGCAGTCTGCCAAGGTATCTGGAATCAATGTAAAACGAGTAAAATTGATTGTTTACATGATAGCGGGATTTGTATCCGCGTTATCAGGAATTATCATTTCTTCCAGAGTTATGACTGGTTCTCCGTCAGCAGGAGAAGGATATGAAATGGATGCGATAACAGCCTGCGTTATTGGCGGTGCAAGCCTGTCGGGAGGGGAAGGTAGTGTGGTTAGTACCGTAATTGGCGCTTTGATTGTGGGCGTTCTGAATAACGGGCTTGATCTTTTGAAGGTATCTTCCTATTGGCAGCAGATTGTGAAAGGAATTATTATTATTGCTGCGGTGTTGATAGATATCAAAACAAAGGCTGCTAAAAGAAAATAA
- a CDS encoding DapH/DapD/GlmU-related protein — protein sequence MDYQKLSKSLAAADTIHEGSALHGFMHVAADDARKITSELNNSYHTQEEIRSLMKKLTAKDIDTTFTLFPPFYTDYGKNITIGKHVFINSCCHFQDQGGIFVGDETLIGHNVVIATLNHDFSPEHRASMHPAPVHIGKGVWIGSHATIVPGVTIGDHAVITAGAVVTKDVPAFAVAGGVPAKIIKYIKQENNYK from the coding sequence ATGGACTATCAAAAGCTTTCTAAAAGTCTGGCAGCCGCTGATACAATTCATGAAGGTTCCGCTTTGCATGGATTCATGCATGTGGCCGCTGATGACGCGCGAAAGATAACGTCAGAGCTAAATAACTCTTACCACACCCAGGAGGAAATCCGGTCATTAATGAAAAAACTGACAGCAAAAGACATAGACACTACCTTCACACTTTTTCCTCCTTTCTATACCGACTATGGAAAAAATATAACCATCGGAAAACATGTATTTATTAATTCCTGCTGCCATTTTCAGGATCAGGGAGGCATATTTGTTGGCGACGAGACTCTGATTGGCCATAATGTGGTGATCGCAACTCTCAACCATGATTTTTCTCCCGAACACCGGGCTTCCATGCATCCCGCCCCTGTCCACATCGGAAAAGGCGTCTGGATCGGCTCTCACGCCACAATTGTGCCCGGAGTCACAATTGGAGATCATGCGGTAATCACAGCAGGCGCTGTGGTAACAAAAGATGTACCCGCATTCGCCGTCGCCGGCGGGGTTCCCGCGAAAATCATTAAATATATCAAACAGGAGAATAATTATAAGTAA
- a CDS encoding L-ribulose-5-phosphate 3-epimerase, with translation MKVYTLGLYEKAMPENLSFKEKLLHTGEAGYDCLEISIDETEQKLSRLYMSKQERLELVKLMYETGVPIRTMCLSGHRKYPLGSIDEETSVRGIKIMELAIELAEDLGIRLIQLAGYDVYYETSTEDTRKRFAYNLDRAVRMAACAGVMLGFETMETEFMNTVRKSMGYVNLIQSPYLNVYPDTGNLVNAAYAYHTDVLEDLFCGKGHITALHLKESLPGIFREVPYGSGHVPFEQMIEKAWSLGVRKYTAEFWYKGNSRWREDLESVCFMMRSFLDKLADEERYP, from the coding sequence ATGAAAGTGTACACACTGGGATTATATGAAAAAGCCATGCCGGAAAATTTAAGCTTCAAAGAAAAGCTTTTGCATACGGGAGAAGCCGGCTATGACTGCCTGGAGATTAGCATAGACGAGACAGAGCAAAAATTATCCCGTCTGTATATGTCAAAACAGGAACGGTTGGAGTTAGTGAAGCTCATGTATGAAACGGGAGTTCCTATCCGTACGATGTGCTTGTCGGGCCATCGGAAATATCCTTTAGGCAGCATAGATGAAGAGACCAGCGTTCGGGGAATCAAAATTATGGAGCTGGCGATAGAACTGGCAGAAGATTTGGGTATCCGGCTGATTCAGCTTGCTGGCTATGATGTATATTATGAAACGTCTACGGAGGATACTAGGAAGCGTTTTGCTTACAATTTGGACCGGGCAGTACGAATGGCAGCATGCGCGGGGGTCATGCTGGGATTTGAGACTATGGAGACGGAATTTATGAATACTGTTAGGAAATCCATGGGCTATGTGAATCTGATACAGTCTCCTTATTTAAATGTTTACCCAGATACCGGAAATCTAGTCAACGCAGCTTATGCGTATCATACGGATGTGCTGGAGGATCTGTTTTGTGGGAAAGGTCATATTACAGCCCTGCATCTGAAGGAATCGCTTCCTGGTATATTCCGTGAGGTACCATACGGGAGCGGACATGTACCTTTTGAACAGATGATTGAAAAAGCCTGGAGTTTAGGAGTACGTAAATATACGGCAGAATTTTGGTACAAAGGAAACAGCCGCTGGAGAGAGGATTTAGAATCGGTCTGTTTTATGATGCGATCTTTTTTAGATAAGCTGGCGGATGAAGAAAGATATCCTTAA
- a CDS encoding L-ribulose-5-phosphate 4-epimerase, giving the protein MLERLKTKVYEANMELPFRGLVTYTWGNVSGFDRESGYMVIKPSGVKYEDLDPENLVVMDLKGNVVEGRLKPSSDTATHLELYRAFPEIGGIVHTHSVWATSWAQACRELPLYGTTQADYFYESVGCTRQLTDEEIAGDYEKNTGLVIVETLLARKIPPLHNPAVLVAGHGPFVWGSNAEEAVHNAVVLEETAKMALLTEQLSQSAKPLKAAIRDRHFYRKHGTNAYYGQ; this is encoded by the coding sequence ATGCTGGAGCGGTTAAAGACAAAAGTATATGAAGCAAATATGGAATTACCATTCCGGGGGCTGGTGACGTATACCTGGGGCAATGTCAGCGGGTTTGATCGGGAAAGCGGTTATATGGTGATTAAGCCCAGCGGCGTGAAATATGAGGATTTGGACCCGGAGAATCTGGTTGTGATGGATTTAAAAGGAAATGTGGTGGAGGGGCGGTTAAAACCGTCCTCCGATACGGCCACTCACCTGGAATTATACCGGGCTTTTCCAGAAATAGGAGGGATTGTCCATACCCATTCCGTGTGGGCTACTTCTTGGGCTCAGGCGTGCCGGGAACTGCCACTGTATGGAACCACCCAGGCAGATTATTTTTATGAGTCGGTTGGTTGTACCCGTCAGCTAACCGATGAAGAGATAGCGGGTGACTATGAGAAAAATACGGGTTTAGTGATTGTTGAAACTCTGCTGGCACGGAAAATACCGCCGTTGCACAATCCGGCGGTATTGGTGGCTGGTCATGGACCGTTTGTTTGGGGAAGCAATGCAGAAGAAGCTGTACACAATGCAGTAGTGCTGGAGGAAACGGCTAAAATGGCTTTATTGACGGAACAGCTTTCGCAGTCGGCCAAGCCACTAAAGGCAGCCATAAGAGACAGGCATTTTTACCGGAAACATGGGACGAATGCCTACTACGGACAATAA
- a CDS encoding aldo/keto reductase, whose product MIYKDFQNLKLSALGMGAMRLPVIGGDDGAVNEGETERMVSYAMDHGINYYDTAWGYHNGQSELVLGKALSKYPRNSFYLADKFPGYDLSNMGKVKEIFEKQLEKCGVEYFDFYLFHNVCEMNIDAYLNEEYGIYPYLMQQKKSGRIRHLGFSAHGSYEVMKRFLDAYGDSMEFCQIQLNYLDWSFQNAKAKVDLLAEYQIPVWVMEPLRGGRLASLSDEYAQELKNLRPEESIPAWAFRFLQSVPGVTMILSGMSNFEQLQENIHTFKDNKPLNEQELLCLLDISGRMVGKIALPCTACRYCVSHCPKGLDIPSLLALYNEHCFTDGGFIAPMVMNTIPDEKRPNTCIGCRSCEAVCPQQIKVSEAMEDFSHRLGM is encoded by the coding sequence ATGATTTATAAAGATTTTCAGAATTTAAAACTTTCTGCCCTGGGTATGGGCGCCATGCGTCTTCCCGTCATCGGCGGCGACGACGGGGCTGTCAACGAGGGGGAGACAGAACGCATGGTCAGCTATGCCATGGATCATGGAATCAACTATTATGACACTGCCTGGGGTTATCATAACGGCCAGTCAGAACTCGTCCTGGGTAAAGCCCTTTCCAAATACCCAAGAAACAGCTTTTACCTGGCAGATAAGTTTCCGGGGTATGACCTGTCTAATATGGGGAAGGTTAAAGAAATCTTTGAAAAACAGCTGGAGAAATGCGGAGTAGAATATTTTGACTTTTATCTGTTTCATAATGTCTGTGAAATGAATATAGATGCCTACCTGAATGAAGAATATGGAATCTATCCCTATCTGATGCAGCAAAAAAAATCCGGCCGAATCCGCCATCTGGGTTTCTCCGCCCATGGAAGCTATGAGGTGATGAAACGTTTTCTTGACGCATACGGAGACAGCATGGAATTCTGCCAGATTCAGCTGAACTATCTGGATTGGTCCTTCCAAAATGCTAAGGCAAAGGTAGATCTGCTGGCAGAATACCAAATCCCTGTCTGGGTGATGGAGCCTCTGCGCGGAGGCCGGCTGGCGTCACTATCCGATGAATACGCTCAAGAACTGAAGAACCTGCGCCCGGAGGAGAGTATCCCTGCCTGGGCCTTCCGCTTTCTTCAGTCTGTTCCCGGCGTTACCATGATACTTTCCGGCATGTCAAATTTTGAACAGCTTCAGGAGAACATTCACACCTTCAAAGACAACAAACCATTGAACGAACAGGAGCTTCTCTGCCTGCTGGATATCTCCGGCCGCATGGTGGGAAAAATCGCGCTGCCCTGCACCGCCTGCCGCTACTGCGTCAGTCACTGTCCAAAGGGCCTGGATATCCCTTCTCTTCTTGCGCTGTACAATGAACATTGCTTTACAGACGGCGGTTTTATCGCCCCAATGGTAATGAACACGATCCCGGACGAAAAACGCCCCAACACCTGTATCGGCTGCAGAAGCTGTGAAGCTGTCTGCCCTCAACAGATAAAAGTTTCAGAAGCAATGGAAGATTTCTCCCACCGCCTGGGCATGTGA
- a CDS encoding LacI family DNA-binding transcriptional regulator, giving the protein MNGIKDVAQKAGVSISTVSNVLNGKRYVSPELAQRVRAAARELAYEANPIAQRMKSNHSGIIGIITGDMYGVFYPYIVKGISEIATERGYQIVLSDARSAYGDRSAENYEFELFQQYINNRVDGIIFASVASKEHIERYCRKLLEAVNKFKPTPLVSLERDLTPYGIDSVYFDGFENSRMAVRHLIDCGCRKICHISGPGYMEIAEERIEGYLNVMNEYGLEVNERKMIAKGNYSHQGGYLAMKELLENVPDLDGIFCGNDQMAIGALKVLKEYGKEVPRDIKLIGYDDIFIASIVEPSLSTIHIKKKHAGIEAAKILLDRIENPGNCESVNKVLMDGRLVVRKSTMASAPEDWILSEW; this is encoded by the coding sequence ATGAATGGAATAAAAGATGTCGCACAAAAAGCAGGTGTATCTATTTCTACCGTGTCAAATGTGCTAAATGGAAAAAGGTATGTGAGCCCTGAACTCGCTCAGCGAGTGAGGGCTGCAGCACGTGAACTGGCTTATGAAGCAAATCCTATTGCACAGCGAATGAAGAGTAACCATTCCGGTATCATCGGGATTATTACAGGAGATATGTATGGTGTATTCTACCCATATATTGTCAAAGGAATTAGTGAGATCGCTACGGAGCGAGGATATCAGATTGTTCTTTCTGATGCACGTTCTGCTTATGGCGACCGGTCCGCGGAGAATTATGAGTTTGAATTGTTCCAGCAGTATATCAACAATCGGGTAGACGGGATAATCTTCGCGTCTGTGGCATCAAAAGAACACATAGAACGTTACTGCCGGAAGCTTCTGGAAGCAGTGAATAAGTTTAAACCGACTCCGCTGGTGAGCCTGGAGCGGGATCTTACGCCTTATGGTATAGATTCTGTATACTTTGATGGCTTTGAGAATTCAAGAATGGCTGTTAGACATCTAATTGATTGCGGATGTCGGAAAATATGCCATATCAGTGGCCCTGGTTATATGGAAATTGCAGAAGAACGTATCGAGGGTTACTTGAACGTTATGAATGAGTATGGGTTAGAGGTAAATGAGCGCAAGATGATTGCAAAGGGTAATTACAGCCATCAGGGTGGGTATTTGGCGATGAAAGAGCTGCTTGAAAATGTTCCCGATCTGGATGGAATATTCTGCGGCAATGACCAGATGGCAATTGGAGCGCTGAAAGTGCTGAAGGAATATGGCAAGGAGGTGCCCCGGGATATCAAACTGATTGGTTATGACGATATATTTATAGCCAGCATTGTAGAACCTTCGTTATCTACCATACATATTAAAAAAAAGCATGCGGGCATAGAAGCTGCAAAAATCCTATTGGACCGGATTGAGAATCCAGGCAACTGTGAGTCTGTGAATAAAGTGTTGATGGATGGGAGGCTTGTAGTGCGGAAATCAACGATGGCGTCTGCGCCGGAAGACTGGATTCTCTCAGAATGGTAA